From Chromohalobacter canadensis, one genomic window encodes:
- a CDS encoding superoxide dismutase produces the protein MAFELPALPYEKNALEPHISAETLEYHYGKHHQAYVNKLNELTQGTAYDDKSLEEIIQSASGAMFNQAAQVWNHTFYWHCLSPQGGGEPKGALGDAIKATFGSFEQFKEAFNAKAVGNFGSGWTWLIKTADGGVDISNTDDADCPIAHGQTPLLTIDVWEHAYYIDYRNARPKYLDAVWNVINWDFISQNFND, from the coding sequence ATGGCGTTCGAACTGCCTGCCTTGCCGTATGAGAAAAACGCGCTCGAACCGCATATCTCCGCCGAAACGCTGGAGTATCACTACGGTAAACACCATCAAGCCTACGTGAACAAGCTCAACGAGCTGACCCAGGGTACCGCCTACGACGACAAATCACTCGAAGAGATCATTCAATCGGCTTCCGGTGCCATGTTCAATCAAGCGGCTCAGGTATGGAACCATACCTTCTACTGGCACTGCCTCTCCCCCCAGGGTGGCGGCGAACCCAAGGGCGCGTTGGGCGATGCGATCAAAGCGACGTTCGGTTCCTTCGAGCAGTTCAAGGAAGCGTTCAATGCCAAAGCGGTGGGTAATTTCGGCTCTGGTTGGACCTGGTTGATCAAGACCGCCGATGGCGGCGTGGACATCAGCAACACCGACGATGCCGACTGCCCCATCGCGCATGGCCAAACGCCTCTGTTGACCATCGATGTCTGGGAGCATGCCTATTACATCGATTATCGCAACGCGCGTCCAAAATACCTGGACGCGGTGTGGAACGTCATCAACTGGGACTTCATCTCCCAGAACTTCAATGATTGA